One part of the Lycium ferocissimum isolate CSIRO_LF1 chromosome 8, AGI_CSIRO_Lferr_CH_V1, whole genome shotgun sequence genome encodes these proteins:
- the LOC132068183 gene encoding uncharacterized protein LOC132068183 translates to MGDLPCPPYPNQRLEARIISREKIPKICLVVSATKHFSAKTLKCITKVKQSVQTSGFAGDAVIFLATTAVLEIVRRLSKARCPFIWSGLQALQVFCFPPFKWIQKWAPLKPLVKQLQKLSRPMLLLSIATVFSDQSSSTGETTPNDDSQAYPQTRSHDEIQDGQPERWLLELHKELRDEGISVPERLNDDELRQFYAAANGDFAKLLSSVKKTIKWRQSYTILSPEELEAWSPFIFWHGHDANQRPCLIIRLGLACSNLRSNGKSLLIKAVVSQIEHGILRLVNVEHPQITVLMDCEGLSPFGFGLSPFGFPINMMRSCGEILQDHYPNRLSSLIIVRLPQVAQLIVQTFLQVLKPATRQKVRIIGRNHLEFLSNHLDSVPPFLGGNCSCSKCSGRSNAEGKSEEATRTEPTLDHVNKSDELTRTELAPDHMNDSPEFNQHSVSHTNGYKGELIKIIIIGILMVWIFVAVIVAMHNPERLPLLH, encoded by the exons ATGGGAGACTTGCCATGTCCACCATATCCTAACCAAAGATTGGAGGCGCGGATAATTAGCAGGGAAAAGATACCGAAGATTTGTTTAGTTGTGTCTGCTACAAAGCACTTCTCTGCGAAGACTTTGAAATGTATAACTAAAGTGAAACAAAGTGTACAGACTAGCGGTTTTGCTGGTGATGCTGTCATATTTTTGGCTACCACTGCTGTTCTAGAGATTGTGCGTAGGCTGAGCAAAGCTAGATGTCCTTTTATTTGGAGCGGTTTGCAGGCCCTGCAAGTTTTTTGTTTTCCACCGTTTAAGTGGATCCAGAAGTGGGCCCCTTTGAAGCCACTGGTCAAACAGTTGCAA AAATTGTCTAGGCCAATGCTATTGCTCTCAATTGCAACAGTTTTCTCTGATCAGTCATCATCTACGGGAGAAACAACACCAAATGATGATTCTCAAGCATATCCACAAACAAG ATCTCATGATGAAATACAGGATGGTCAACCTGAAAGATGGTTGCTAGAACTCCATAAGGAACTCAGGGATGAGGGTATTAGTGTACCTGAGAG GTTGAATGATGATGAGCTTCGCCAATTTTATGCTGCTGCAAATGGTGATTTTGCAAAGTTGCTTTCATCAGTTAAGAAGACCATTAAATGGAGGCAGAGTTACACGATTCTTTCGCCAGAAGAGCTTGAGGCTTGGTCTCCTTTCATTTTTTGGCACGGCCACGATGCCAATCAACGGCCTTGCCTCATCATTCGCCTTGGACTTGCTTGCTCCAACCTGAGATCCAATGGCAAATCTCTCTTGATAAAAGCAGTTG TTTCGCAGATTGAGCACGGTATTCTGAGATTGGTCAATGTGGAACATCCTCAAATTACTGTCTTGATGGACTGTGAAGGACTCTCTCCATTTGGTTTTGGACTCTCTCCATTTGGTTTTCCCATAAACATGATGAGATCTTGCGGTGAGATCTTGCAAGATCATTATCCTAATCGTCTTAGCTCTTTGATTATAGTACGGCTCCCTCAAGTTGCCCAATTGATAGTGCAAACTTTCCTTCAG GTGCTTAAACCCGCCACACGCCAAAAAGTGAGGATTATTGGGAGAAACCATCTAGAGTTTCTATCCAATCACCTCGATTCAGTCCCTCCGTTTCTTGGTGGAAACTGCTCGTGCTCAAAATGCTCAGGCCGGAGCAATGCAGAAGGTAAATCCGAGGAAGCCACAAGGACAGAACCAACACTTGATCATGTGAATAAATCCGATGAGCTCACTCGGACAGAACTAGCCCCTGATCATATGAATGATAGCCCCGAGTTTAATCAACATAGTGTTTCCCACACGAATGGATACAAGGGAGAACTGATAAAGATCATCATCATTGGTATACTGATGGTGTGGATATTTGTTGCTGTGATTGTGGCAATGCATAATCCAGAAAGATTGCCTCTTTTGCATTGA
- the LOC132066274 gene encoding high mobility group B protein 9-like, with amino-acid sequence MTSSSADRNSAVPLRVAPPSHQYPYPSPMAIYENLVASPQVFMDTLKEFHAAMRTKFVIPIMWGELLDLHRLFVEVTTRGGIEKVKGEKRWKEVKLAFGFPSSAKNASFLLQKHYNSLLFHYERVYYFKAHDHVLQQVSHPPHHGSYHQ; translated from the coding sequence ATGACTTCATCTTCTGCTGATCGAAACAGTGCAGTGCCATTGAGAGTAGCACCCCCAAGTCATCAATATCCATATCCATCGCCCATGGCTATATATGAGAATCTTGTGGCCTCTCCTCAAGTGTTCATGGATACTTTGAAGGAGTTCCATGCTGCCATGAGGACCAAGTTCGTGATCCCTATTATGTGGGGAGAACTGTTAGATTTGCATCGCCTCTTTGTCGAGGTAACTACTCGTGGTGGTATCGAAAAGGTTAAAGGGGAGAAAAGATGGAAGGAAGTAAAATTGGCTTTTGGCTTTCCTTCTTCAGCCAAAAATGCTTCATTTCTCCTTCaaaaacattataattcatTGTTGTTCCACTACGAAAGAGTCTACTATTTCAAGGCACATGATCATGTGCTGCAGCAAGTCTCACATCCACCTCATCATGGTTCGTACCATCAGTAG